CGCCCGGAATGGTGTTTTTCGCGAGCGAAAAGCGTTCAACCTCACTTGGCCGCGCGCGGCAGCGCTAGCACGAAGCAGGCGCCCTTTCCCGTCGGTGCGAGCTGGAGGTCTCCTCCACCGGCGCGAGCGAGGCGACGCGACAAGGAGAGTCCGAGGCCCACGCCGGGGCGGCTTTCCGCAGCGGCGGCGGCCGACTTGTGGAAGGCGCGGAAGACCCGGCGGCGTTCCTTGGGGGAGATGCCCTGCCCGTGGTCGCGCACCCGGAGTTCGAGGAAACGGCCGGCGGCCGCTGCTTCCAGATGCACCTCCGGTGGCACCGAGCCGGCGGCATACTTCGCGGCATTGTCGATCAGGTTGAAAAGCACGTGCTCCACGGCAGCGACGTCGGCTTTCACGATGGAGTGCCAGGCCGGTGCGGAGAGGTCGGTTTGCAGGGTTAGGCCCGCTTCTAACAATCGCTCTGCAAGGCGCTGGACCATCGGCGTCACCAAATCGGCGGCGGCGATTTCGCAGGTGGTGGCACGGGCGCTGCCCCGCTCGATGCGCGAGAAGGCGAGCACGTTTTCCACGAGGTGGGAGAGCCGCTCGGCCTCGCGGCGGAGGGTGCGGAAGTAGTCGCCGCGCTTTTCCTCCTTCACCGCCCCGCTTTCCAACATTTCCGAATAGAGCTGGAAGGTGGTGAGCGGGGTACGCAGCTCGTGGGTGACGGCGGAAACGAAGGAGGCGCGCTTTTCGCTCAGCCGCAGCAGACCGCCGACGAGCAGCCAGGCGGCGGCAATGGCGAGGACGGCGGCCGTCCAGCCCGCCGCGAGGGGGAGCCAGGCGGGGCGGGGAAGGCCCGGAGGGGGGGGGGAGGGGGGGGTGCCCGCGTGGAATTTCAGCGGGAAGCTCGCGAGGGACATGCCCGCGCCATCGTCCGGGCCCGTGATGCGGATGAGCCGGGCCGTCGGGAAAAGATCGGCGATTTCAGTGAGGAGCATCGCCTCCAGTTTCGTGGCATCGAGCCACGAGCCCTGGATTGAGCGGAGCAGCGAGCCGTCGGGGCGCTGCCACTGCAAATGACGCAGGAGGAAAAGTTCGCCGCCGATCCATGCGGGCCGCGGCAGGCCGCTGCGCGCGAGGTTCCAGTCTGGGGCGATGTTCCATGTGGAGGGAAGGGTGTTGTTTTGAAGGAAGACCTTGTCCTCGTACTGGTTCTTGCTGACGTCGAGGGCGCTCTTTACGACCCGCCCGCGGTTGCCGAGTTCCTTGCCGTTGGCGAGTACCTGGTACTCCGGGTCTGCTCGCTGCTGCTGGGCGGCTTCCTGGGGTTTCTCCGCGGAGGGCTGGGGAGAGGACCAGGCGGAGGGCATCTCCGGCATCAGCGCGCAGACGGCGGGAAACAGCGGGCCATTCACGGGCTCGACCTTGAGCAGGTTGGCCAGCGGCGTCTCTTCCTCCGGCCGGTCGCGGACCAAGGTGCCGTCCTCCCGGGCCTCGAAGCGCAGGCGCACCTCGGCCTTTGGTGCTTCCTTGGACGGCGGGGAAATCACCGGCCGCTGCGCTTCATCGGCGATCCATGCGGTGGCGGCGGCATCCATCCGCCACAGGGCGAGGCGGATGTTCTCCTGCTGG
This sequence is a window from Luteolibacter arcticus. Protein-coding genes within it:
- a CDS encoding sensor histidine kinase — its product is MNLKRKNGWLVHGLVAVCAIALLGAMAAITRATFSAERERALAESRAVQQENIRLALWRMDAAATAWIADEAQRPVISPPSKEAPKAEVRLRFEAREDGTLVRDRPEEETPLANLLKVEPVNGPLFPAVCALMPEMPSAWSSPQPSAEKPQEAAQQQRADPEYQVLANGKELGNRGRVVKSALDVSKNQYEDKVFLQNNTLPSTWNIAPDWNLARSGLPRPAWIGGELFLLRHLQWQRPDGSLLRSIQGSWLDATKLEAMLLTEIADLFPTARLIRITGPDDGAGMSLASFPLKFHAGTPPSPPPPGLPRPAWLPLAAGWTAAVLAIAAAWLLVGGLLRLSEKRASFVSAVTHELRTPLTTFQLYSEMLESGAVKEEKRGDYFRTLRREAERLSHLVENVLAFSRIERGSARATTCEIAAADLVTPMVQRLAERLLEAGLTLQTDLSAPAWHSIVKADVAAVEHVLFNLIDNAAKYAAGSVPPEVHLEAAAAGRFLELRVRDHGQGISPKERRRVFRAFHKSAAAAAESRPGVGLGLSLSRRLARAGGGDLQLAPTGKGACFVLALPRAAK